The sequence below is a genomic window from Anaerolineae bacterium.
CTTATCCGTTCCTTAGCGAAGGAAGCTGGCCTTAAAGCCTGGCCCTCCGAAAAAGAGGCCTTCAAAACCCCTGCTTTCCAAGCTTTACGCCCTGAACCCAGAACGGAGGAAGCCCCTTCCATCCTGGCTCTCTTCCTCATCACCCTGCCTTTTCTCCTCACCCTCCTTATCGGGATAGCTTTTTTCATCCCTTCGGCTAAAATAGAGCTTGCTCCCCTCACTCAGCCCATTGAAGCCACTTTCCAGATCAAAGCTGACCCGAGTGTGAATCGGTTGAAAAAGGCGGAAGCCGTTGTCCCTGCCAAAAAACTGCGGATGGAGCTTTCAGGTAAAGGTTCCGTTCCCACTTCCGCCCAGAAATATGTGCCCGATGAAAAAGCTTCCGGGACTGTGGTTTTCATAAACAAGACTGCTCAAGAAGTAACGATACCTCCAGGAACAGTAGTTTCCACCTCCACGGGCGAAAACGTTAAATTCACTACCGTAACCACAGTGACTCTCCCGGCCTACTACCAGAGCCAGGCGGAAGCCCCGATTGTAGCGGTAGATCCAGGGCCTCAGGGCAACGTGGATGCCTATCTCATAAACAGGATTGAAGGAGTGTTGGCTTTTAAAGTTCAGGTTTACAACCCTATGCCCACTTCAGGAGGAACCCTGAAGCCCGTTAATGTGGTCACAAGAGAGGATAAAGAACGCCTCAAAGCTATGGTCCTGCAGAACCTCCATCAGAAAGCTTATCAGGATTTTATGAACCAGCTCCCAGCCGATTCTTTCCTTATACCCCAGACCATAACCGTTGTGCCCCTTCAGGAAAGCTACGATCGCTTTGTGGATGAGGCGGCTGACCAGCTTAACCTTGAGCTTAAAGCGGTG
It includes:
- a CDS encoding baseplate J/gp47 family protein, encoding MDELLTRIELDREEDIISIRERLDWIRGQRAVLVVPPGQKALSNLINLKLLNRKARDLALDLVLVTKDPLIRSLAKEAGLKAWPSEKEAFKTPAFQALRPEPRTEEAPSILALFLITLPFLLTLLIGIAFFIPSAKIELAPLTQPIEATFQIKADPSVNRLKKAEAVVPAKKLRMELSGKGSVPTSAQKYVPDEKASGTVVFINKTAQEVTIPPGTVVSTSTGENVKFTTVTTVTLPAYYQSQAEAPIVAVDPGPQGNVDAYLINRIEGVLAFKVQVYNPMPTSGGTLKPVNVVTREDKERLKAMVLQNLHQKAYQDFMNQLPADSFLIPQTITVVPLQESYDRFVDEAADQLNLELKAVALALTVNRNDLRTLAVEFLSPHVQAGYELLREEINFEVLEAREEKDSKYLVTLKAKAPAVARVNKGQVRDEVRGLPVPKAMEKLKTLPLRSEPSIEVSPSWFGRLPWLPFRIEIRVKAG